In Dromaius novaehollandiae isolate bDroNov1 unplaced genomic scaffold, bDroNov1.hap1 HAP1_SCAFFOLD_102, whole genome shotgun sequence, a genomic segment contains:
- the LOC135326285 gene encoding maestro heat-like repeat-containing protein family member 2B, producing the protein MFLVVKAVETVFGDHRSKVKVAVLGFIKELFSSGVENCSAWGLVAYVFREFSRATSRLETGNLSEREAVAETALQTLCLHVLDTLDVSASGMTRLLWPRLLQFVVPAQYTGTLVPLSRCLRELVERQERAEEKEEPNYLCYQERAKLPTPQALLVRLLVLACSPYEGGGHGAVALQLLKTLHRAIHRAVGIPWMAQIPSLLQYLEGKDESSLDYAEWECRLLQFLRTSLEAIKNETWNMKLNGELTQQMAHYPNFSKEKNFLYKAVGGALAASQNISYIEEQLQSYLERVRRLEPSEREGPISVLASSAEGHFDLALKTVHDFAAAGENRRLPRVFTLQKEHQKENGAKTAAAVMLIYSKIALHAPKQQLLARVETDIVENILCQYRTSPQDTELKLALIQSVTEVSCALQGVGTCENFSFASKRVLLELVLDFMKQEPLDCVASPVRYRAILAVEHLSKIKPSLTQKENCHLLQECFRSLFPLPPLEQTKEGEAADDAEHAEALYTRSLEALARLMTSLEEELTLSWLKETFHLLEAWLRSGKEWERERALYACTHLLKTYTERLEDARENSSEQFGSMIGVLGPLSCDSLATSRQRAVDCISCLLSTQGKVMHTREVDLNHFCEELVAADVDSLLRTSSKIAKVACKSFCSEQARGFLKAVLGSMLSFSPTCARAAGEWMLIFLKECGREMLREVPEILTILYDHLPAAQQGSLKEFLFEAVSVLGCYHPEAVTNSLLQRHLPMDSDTVELWRTLGRGIFAIEMLQLLMGKLESAEDTPARSNCLDEEGSDNLAALEPLMVTCALRELVYSLEPRESVSLLLPRLFPMLLKQISNTLGKELPSSAGRVEDEPVLVASGEGSSPCRLSIKALDTVLCKCISEKCMGILRKQNTWAFLENPRTYHEGMCLLTSVLLQTDVVTVTTIRAVLPWLDSPSANLRIMAASFFAELMKAPMLQKWKLLQPVRRALVDKSLDASSTVRRMAVRGLGNLASGAPEKLRKHKKAILKALMRAIKDVTSSEIVGESLSALAKVVAELGEKDIGVTFKEIALYTKTFFDVDEAVLRSSAFTLYGVLASSAKRKWKSFLGKEITTSTWTRIMLHLQDPDPEVCNACRSTFLLCTPFLGLQKLQTQVALNTEKSAEELQEAVCSHLARDMPELLQSVYDTLQTYFWSSCWGMRTAAIQLAGKRQS; encoded by the exons atgttcctggttgtcaaggcagtggaaactgtctttggagaccaccggagtaag GTGAAGGTGGCTGTTCTTGGTTTCATCAAGGAACTGTTCAGCTCTGGTGTCGAGAACTGTTCGGCCTGGGGTCTGGTGGCCTATGTTTTCAGGGAGTTCAGTCGGGCCACCAGCAGACTG gagacaggaaacCTCTCTGAGAGGGAAGCAGTGGCAGAGACCGCGCTTCAAACTCTCTGCTTACATGTCCTCGACACCCTGGACGTCTCAGCAAGCGGCATGACAAGA ctcctatgGCCAAGGCTCCTCCAGTTCGTAGTGCCAGCTCAGTACACTGGCACTCTGGTCCCACTCTCCCGCTGCCTCAGGGAGCTcgtggagagacaggagagagcagaagagaaggaggaacccAATTACCTGTGCTACCAAGAACGCg ccaaactgccaactccccaggctctgctggtacGTCTCCTG gtgcttgcttgctctccttatgaaggaggtggccatggagctgttgccctgcagctgctgaagacccTTCACAGGGCAATTCACAGAGCGGTGGGGATTCCCTGGATGGCCCAGAtcccttccttgctgcagtaCCTTGAAG gaaaagatgagagctccCTGGACTATGCAGAATGGGAGTGCCGTCTGCTGCAG ttcctgagaacatctctggaagccataaagaatgagacctggaatatgaagctgaatggcgagttaactcagcagatggcccactatccaaacttttccaaggagaag aatttcctctaTAAGGCTGTGGGGGGAGCACTGGCAGCGTCTCAGAACATCAGCTACATTGAAGAACAGCTGCAGAGCTACTTGGAAAGAGTCAGACGTCTGGAaccttctgagagagag ggaCCGATTTCGGTGTTAGCATCCTCTGCTGAGGGCCACTTCGACCTGGCCTTGAAGACAGTCcacgactttgctgctgctggggagaatagGAGACTTCCTAGGGTCTTCACCCTCCAGAAG GAGCACCAGAAGGAGAACGgagcaaagacagctgctgctgtcatgctcatctacagtaaaatagcactccatgcacccaagcagcagcttcttgcccGGGTCGAGACGGACATTGTAGAGAACATCCTGTGCCAGTACAGAACCAGCCCTCAG GACACAGAACTCAAGCTGGCCCTAATCCAGAGTGTCACAGAAGTCAGCTGCGCCCTTCAAGGCGTTGGCACCTGTgagaacttcagctttgcttcgaagagggtgctgctggagcttgtgctg gacTTCATGAAGCAGGAGCCCCTGGATTGCGTGGCTTCTCCCGTTCGCTACAGGGCAATTCTTGCGGTGGAGCACTTGAG caAGATCAAGCCATCTCTGACCCAGAAGGAAAACTGTCATCTTCTTCAGGAGTGCTTCCGAAGcctatttccccttcctccccttgagcagacaaaagaaggggaggcagcagatgatgctgagcatgcagag gCTCTCTATACACGATCCCTGGAAGCTCTTGCTCGCCTCATGACAAGTCTTGAGGAAGAGCTGACCTTGTCATGGCTCAAGGAAACCTTTCAC CTCCTAGAGGCCTGGCTCCGTTCTGGgaaagagtgggagagagagagggcccTTTATGCCTGCACTCATCTGCTAAAGACTTACACCGAGAGACTGGAGGATGCT AGAGAAAACTCTTCTGAGCAGTTTGGCTCCATGATTGGAGTgctggggcctctcagctgtgactccCTGGCCACATCACGCCAGCGGGCAGTCGACtgtatcagctgccttctctcaacacaag gCAAGGTTATGCACACAAGGGAAGTGGATCTGAATCACTTCTGTGAGGAGCTAGTGGCCGCAGATGTGGATTCGCTGCTGAGGACCTCTTCCAAAATCGCAAAG gttgcatgcaaatccttttgctcagagcaggcaagaggctttctgaaggctgtcctgggcagcatgctgtcCTTCAGCCCCACTTGTGCTCGGGCAGCAGGCGAGTGGATGCTCATCTTCCTGAaggaatgtggaagagaaatgttgcGGGAG gtgccagaaatcctgacaatcctttacgatcatctgccagctgctcagcagggcagcctgAAGGAGTTCCTCTTTGAGGCAGTGTCTGTCCTGGGCTGCTATCACCCTGAGGCAGTAACCAACAGCCTCCTCCAGAGAcacctgcccatggacag TGATAccgtggagctgtggaggactcttggcagaggcatctttgcaattgaaatgctCCAGTTGCTAATGGGCAAACTGGAGAGCGCTGAAGACACCCCCGCCAGAAGCAACTGCCTCGATGAGGAAGGGAGCGACAAtctggctgcgctggagcctctcatg GTAACCTGTGCCCTCCGTGAGCTGGTGTattccctggagccccgggaaagtgtgtctctcctgctgccacggctgtttccaatgctgctgaaacaaatcagcaacactcttggaaaggagctgccttcatCTGCAGGAAGAGTTGAAGACGAGCCAGTCCTTGTGGCAAGTGGTGAAGGCAGCAGTCCTTGCAG gctttccatcaaagcaTTAGATACTGTGCTCTGCAAGTGCATCAGTGAGAAATGCATGGGGATTCTCCGGAAGCAGAACACATgggcttttcttgaaaatccccGGACATACCATGAGGGCATGTGTCTGCTGACTAG tgttctcctccaaACTGATGTGGTCACGGTGACCACCATACGTGCTGTCTTGCCATGGCTGGACTCGCCATCAGCAAACCTGAGGATCatggcagcatctttctttgctgag CTGATGAAGGCGCCAATGCTTCAGAAGTGGAAGCTACTTCAGCCTGTCCGCCGTGCATTGGTGGACAAATCCCTggatgccagcagcactgtgcgccggatggcagtgaggggcctgggcaatctggccagtggagcacctgagaag ctgagaaagcacaAGAAGGCCATTCTGAAGGCGTTAATGAGGGCCATCAAGGACGTCACCTCTTCTGAGATCGTGGGCGAGAGTTTGTCAGCTCTGGCGaaagtggtggcagagctgggagagaaggacatTGGAGTCACCTTTAAAGAAATCGCCCTTTAtaccaagactttctttgatgTC GACGAGGCAGTCCTTCGTTCCTCAGCCTTCACCTTGTATGgagtcctggcctcctctgccaagaggaaatggaaatcttttctcgGCAAAGAAATTACAACTTCTACGTGGACCAGAATTATGCTCCATCTTCAGGACCCAGATCCAGAAGTTTGCAAT gcctgtcgaagcactttcctgctctgcactccattcctgggcctgcagaagctgcaaacccaagttgctctgaacaccgagaagagtgcagaagagctccaggaagctgtctgcagtcacctg GCCAGAGACATGCCAGAGCTTCTGCAAAGCGTCTATGACACCCTCCAGACCTACTTCTGGAGCTCGTGTTGGGGGATGCGGACTGCAGCCATCCAATTAGCTGGTAAGAGACAAAGCTGA